In a genomic window of Streptomyces noursei ATCC 11455:
- a CDS encoding methyltransferase, translating into MTALPSADPALIRAACLFGPLLATSAALLRRPPDRRTIAAAILATAWNAVWLPAVNLLAVERTWWTFHVDGGSAAGLPLDLLLGWALLWGTLPVVAGADRIGLPLLAAGLAWFDLAAMPLAAPVVRLGPHWLAGEALAVALVLVPGLLLARWTVRDRRLALRAGAQMLLSGALMFALPLGLVRPALPGGRVGWAIAGQLLAVPLLLGVVAVREFVQRGGGTPLPYDPPRRLVTSGPYAYVRNPMQLSVVLFHALLGLLTRDARVLAGAAAAFAYGAGLAAWHEGGRMRESYGAPWVAYRAAVPAWRPRLRPWPGSAPARLYVSESCGPCSQFGRWIARRRPVALELVPAERHPRRLRRMTYETDDGAVRAEGIAALGRMLNHLHLGWAVLGWLLVVPGLRWFVQLCADAFGAGPRDIPQLPRAATR; encoded by the coding sequence ATGACCGCCCTCCCCAGCGCCGATCCGGCGCTCATCCGCGCCGCCTGCCTGTTCGGCCCGCTCCTCGCCACCAGTGCCGCCCTGCTCCGGCGGCCACCGGACCGGCGGACGATCGCCGCCGCGATCCTGGCGACCGCCTGGAACGCGGTCTGGCTCCCCGCGGTCAACCTCCTCGCCGTCGAGCGCACCTGGTGGACCTTCCACGTCGACGGCGGCTCGGCCGCCGGGCTCCCGCTCGACCTCCTCCTCGGCTGGGCGCTGCTGTGGGGCACACTCCCGGTCGTCGCCGGCGCGGACCGGATCGGGCTGCCGCTGCTCGCCGCGGGGCTGGCCTGGTTCGACCTGGCGGCGATGCCGCTCGCCGCCCCCGTCGTGCGGCTCGGCCCGCACTGGCTCGCCGGCGAGGCGCTCGCCGTGGCGCTGGTGCTCGTCCCCGGGCTGCTGCTCGCCCGCTGGACGGTGCGCGACCGGCGCCTGGCCCTGCGCGCGGGCGCCCAGATGCTGCTCAGCGGCGCGCTGATGTTCGCCCTGCCGCTCGGGCTCGTCCGGCCCGCGCTGCCCGGCGGCCGGGTGGGCTGGGCGATCGCCGGGCAGTTGCTCGCGGTACCACTGCTGCTCGGGGTGGTCGCGGTGCGCGAGTTCGTCCAGCGCGGCGGCGGCACCCCGCTGCCCTACGACCCGCCGCGCCGGCTGGTCACCAGCGGTCCGTACGCCTACGTCCGCAACCCGATGCAGCTGTCGGTCGTGCTGTTCCACGCCCTGCTCGGGCTGCTGACGCGCGACGCACGGGTGCTCGCCGGGGCCGCCGCCGCCTTCGCCTACGGCGCCGGGCTCGCCGCCTGGCACGAGGGCGGCCGGATGCGGGAGAGCTACGGCGCACCCTGGGTCGCCTACCGGGCCGCGGTGCCCGCCTGGCGGCCCAGGCTCCGACCCTGGCCCGGCAGCGCCCCCGCCCGGCTGTACGTCTCGGAAAGCTGCGGCCCGTGCAGCCAGTTCGGGCGCTGGATCGCCCGCCGACGGCCGGTGGCGCTGGAGCTCGTACCGGCCGAGCGGCACCCGCGGCGCCTGCGTCGGATGACGTACGAGACGGACGACGGCGCCGTCCGGGCCGAGGGCATCGCCGCGCTCGGCCGGATGCTCAACCATCTGCACCTGGGCTGGGCTGTGCTGGGCTGGCTGCTGGTGGTCCCGGGGCTGCGGTGGTTCGTCCAGCTGTGCGCCGACGCCTTCGGGGCGGGCCCGCGCGACATCCCGCAGCTGCCTCGCGCCGCCACCCGGTAG
- the purB gene encoding adenylosuccinate lyase yields MSAKPRIPNVLAGRYASAELAVLWSPEYKVKLERKLWLAVLRAQKDLGVAVPEQALTDYERVLETVDLASIAEREKVTRHDVKARIEEFNALAGHEQIHKGMTSRDLTENVEQLQVRLSLELVRDRAVAVLTRLGSLAGQHSELVMAGRSHNVAAQATTLGKRFATAADELLVAFARVEELLSRYPLRGIKGPVGTAQDMLDLLGGDAAKLAELEQRIAGHLGFGQAFTSVGQVYPRSLDYEVVTSLVQLAAAPSSLAKTIRLMAGHELVTEGFKPGQVGSSAMPHKMNTRSCERVNGLMVILRGYASMAGELAGDQWNEGDVSCSVVRRVALPDAFFALDGLLETFLTVLDEFGAFPAVVARELDRYLPFLATTKVLMGAVRAGVGREEAHEAIKENAVASALAMREQGAERNELLDKLAADSRIPLDKAQLAELMADKLSFTGAAGDQVAAVVARIEEIAKQHPEAAAYAPGAIL; encoded by the coding sequence GTGTCTGCGAAGCCTCGCATCCCCAATGTCCTGGCCGGCCGCTACGCCTCCGCGGAGCTGGCCGTGCTGTGGTCCCCCGAGTACAAGGTCAAGCTGGAGCGGAAGCTGTGGCTGGCGGTGCTGCGCGCCCAGAAGGACCTGGGGGTGGCCGTCCCCGAGCAGGCACTGACCGACTACGAGCGGGTGCTGGAGACCGTCGACCTGGCCTCGATCGCCGAGCGCGAGAAGGTCACCCGGCACGACGTCAAGGCCCGGATCGAGGAGTTCAACGCCCTGGCCGGGCACGAGCAGATCCACAAGGGCATGACCTCCCGGGATCTGACCGAGAACGTCGAGCAGCTCCAGGTGCGGCTGTCGCTGGAACTGGTGCGGGACCGCGCCGTCGCCGTACTGACCCGCCTGGGCTCGCTGGCCGGCCAGCACTCCGAGCTGGTCATGGCCGGTCGCTCGCACAACGTCGCCGCACAGGCCACCACCCTCGGCAAGCGCTTCGCGACCGCCGCCGACGAACTGCTGGTCGCCTTCGCACGGGTGGAGGAACTGCTCTCCCGCTACCCGCTGCGCGGCATCAAGGGCCCGGTCGGCACCGCCCAGGACATGCTCGACCTGCTCGGCGGGGACGCCGCCAAGCTCGCCGAGCTGGAGCAGCGGATCGCCGGCCACCTCGGCTTCGGCCAGGCGTTCACCTCCGTCGGCCAGGTGTACCCGCGGTCGCTCGACTACGAGGTGGTCACCTCGCTGGTGCAGCTGGCCGCCGCGCCGTCGTCGCTGGCCAAGACGATCCGGCTGATGGCCGGGCACGAGCTGGTCACCGAGGGCTTCAAGCCCGGCCAGGTCGGCTCCTCGGCGATGCCGCACAAGATGAACACCCGCTCCTGCGAGCGGGTCAACGGCCTCATGGTGATCCTGCGCGGCTACGCCTCCATGGCCGGCGAGCTGGCCGGCGACCAGTGGAACGAGGGCGACGTCTCCTGCTCGGTGGTCCGCCGGGTCGCGCTGCCGGACGCCTTCTTCGCGCTGGACGGCCTGCTGGAGACGTTCCTGACCGTGCTCGACGAGTTCGGCGCCTTCCCCGCCGTGGTCGCCCGCGAGCTGGACCGCTACCTGCCCTTCCTCGCCACGACCAAGGTCCTGATGGGCGCGGTGCGGGCCGGCGTGGGCCGCGAGGAGGCGCACGAGGCGATCAAGGAGAACGCGGTCGCCTCGGCGCTGGCCATGCGCGAGCAGGGCGCGGAGCGCAACGAACTGCTGGACAAGCTGGCCGCCGACAGCCGGATCCCGCTGGACAAGGCCCAGCTGGCGGAGCTGATGGCCGACAAGCTGTCCTTCACCGGTGCGGCCGGCGACCAGGTGGCCGCCGTCGTCGCCCGGATCGAGGAGATCGCCAAGCAGCACCCCGAGGCCGCCGCCTACGCCCCCGGCGCGATCCTCTGA
- the mug gene encoding G/U mismatch-specific DNA glycosylase has protein sequence MRFTPEELEAARDRVVPDVVASDLRVLFCGINPGLMTAVTGHHFARPGNRFWPVLHAAGFTPRQLRPAEQGELLDHGLGITNVVARPTARADELTAQEYREGGRLLAEKVARLRPRWLAVAGVTAYRVAFDDKHAVIGPQERTLGATRIWALPNPSGLNAHWTPATMAEEYGRLRAAAFAES, from the coding sequence GTGCGCTTCACCCCCGAGGAGCTGGAGGCCGCTCGCGACCGCGTCGTCCCGGACGTGGTCGCGAGCGACCTGCGGGTGCTGTTCTGTGGAATCAACCCCGGGCTGATGACGGCCGTCACCGGGCACCACTTCGCCCGCCCCGGCAACCGCTTCTGGCCCGTCCTGCACGCCGCCGGCTTCACCCCCCGGCAGCTCCGCCCCGCCGAACAGGGCGAACTGCTCGACCACGGGCTGGGCATCACCAACGTCGTGGCCCGGCCGACCGCGCGCGCCGACGAGCTGACCGCGCAGGAGTACCGCGAGGGCGGGCGGCTGCTGGCCGAGAAGGTGGCCAGGCTCCGACCGCGCTGGCTCGCGGTCGCCGGCGTCACCGCCTACCGCGTCGCCTTCGACGACAAGCACGCCGTGATCGGCCCCCAGGAACGCACCCTGGGCGCCACCCGCATCTGGGCGCTGCCCAACCCCAGTGGCCTGAACGCCCATTGGACGCCGGCGACCATGGCGGAGGAGTACGGGCGGCTGCGCGCGGCGGCGTTCGCCGAGTCCTGA
- a CDS encoding ATP-binding cassette domain-containing protein yields MSKVTRKAAQPPVPHDADSHDLIRVHGARENNLKDVSIELPKRRLTVFTGVSGSGKSSLVFDTIAAESQRLINETYSAFVQGFMPTLARPEVDVLDGLTTAISVDQQRMGADPRSTVGTATDANAMLRILFSRLGKPYVGPPGAFAFNVPSVSAAGAIKVGSAKKAEKVTFNRVGGMCPRCEGRGAVSDLDLTQLYDATKSINEGAFTIPGYTGGGWNSRLYAESGFFDPDKPIRKFTKKELHDLLHREPTRMKIAGINMTYEGLIPRVQKSMLSKDKEAMQPHIRAFVDRTVTFTTCPDCDGTRLAEHARASKIKKISLADACRMEIRDLADWVRGLKEPSVAPLLTALQHTLDSFVEIGLGYLALDRPAGTLSGGEAQRVKMIRHLGSSLTDVTYVFDEPTAGLHPHDVQRMNGLLLRLRDKGNTVLVVEHKPEVIEIADHVVDLGPGAGTAGGTVCFEGTVDGLRGSDTVTGRHLGDRSALKDAVREPTGTLEIRGARANNLQDVDVDIPLGVLTVITGVAGSGKSSLVHGSIPADLGVVSVDQSPIRGSRRSNPATYTGLLDPIRKAFAKANGVKPALFSANSEGACPTCNGAGVIYTDLAMMAGVSSTCEDCEGKRFDASVLEYRLGGRDISEVLAMPVAEALEFFAEGEGRTPAAHKILERLADVGLGYLTLGQPLTTLSGGERQRLKLATHMADKGGVYVLDEPTAGLHLADVEQLLGLLDRLVDSGKSVIVVEHHQAVMAHADWIVDLGPGAGHDGGRIVFEGTPAALVATRSTVTGEHLAAYVGA; encoded by the coding sequence ATGAGCAAGGTCACGAGGAAGGCCGCGCAGCCGCCCGTGCCGCACGATGCCGACAGCCACGACCTGATCCGCGTGCACGGCGCGCGCGAGAACAACCTCAAGGACGTCAGCATCGAGCTCCCCAAGCGTCGGCTGACGGTGTTCACCGGTGTCTCGGGGTCGGGCAAGAGCTCGCTGGTCTTCGACACGATCGCGGCGGAGTCGCAGCGGCTGATCAACGAGACCTACAGCGCGTTCGTGCAGGGCTTCATGCCGACGCTGGCCCGGCCGGAGGTGGACGTCCTCGACGGGCTGACCACCGCGATCAGCGTCGACCAGCAGCGGATGGGCGCCGACCCGCGCTCCACGGTCGGCACCGCCACCGACGCCAACGCGATGCTGCGGATCCTGTTCAGCCGGCTCGGCAAGCCCTACGTCGGCCCGCCCGGGGCGTTCGCCTTCAACGTGCCCTCGGTCTCCGCGGCCGGCGCGATCAAGGTGGGGAGCGCGAAGAAGGCGGAGAAGGTCACCTTCAACAGGGTCGGCGGCATGTGCCCGCGCTGCGAGGGCCGCGGTGCGGTCTCCGACCTCGACCTGACCCAGCTCTACGACGCCACCAAGTCGATCAACGAGGGCGCCTTCACCATCCCCGGCTACACCGGCGGCGGCTGGAACTCCCGGCTGTACGCGGAGTCGGGCTTCTTCGACCCGGACAAGCCGATCCGCAAGTTCACCAAGAAGGAACTGCACGATCTGCTGCACCGCGAGCCGACCCGGATGAAGATCGCGGGCATCAACATGACCTACGAGGGGCTGATCCCGCGCGTCCAGAAGTCGATGCTGTCCAAGGACAAGGAGGCGATGCAGCCGCACATCCGGGCGTTCGTGGACCGTACGGTCACCTTCACCACCTGTCCGGACTGCGACGGCACCCGGCTCGCCGAGCACGCCCGCGCCTCGAAGATCAAGAAGATCTCGCTCGCGGACGCCTGCCGGATGGAGATCCGGGACCTGGCCGACTGGGTGCGCGGTCTCAAGGAACCGTCCGTCGCCCCGCTGCTCACCGCGCTCCAGCACACCCTCGACTCGTTCGTGGAGATCGGCCTCGGCTATCTCGCGCTGGACCGGCCCGCGGGCACGCTCTCCGGCGGTGAGGCGCAGCGCGTCAAGATGATCCGCCACCTCGGCTCCTCGCTCACCGACGTCACCTACGTCTTCGACGAGCCGACCGCGGGCCTGCACCCGCACGACGTCCAGCGGATGAACGGCCTGCTGCTGCGGCTGCGGGACAAGGGCAACACGGTGCTCGTCGTGGAGCACAAGCCGGAGGTCATCGAGATCGCCGACCACGTCGTCGACCTCGGCCCCGGCGCCGGCACGGCGGGCGGCACCGTCTGCTTCGAGGGCACCGTCGACGGGCTGCGCGGCAGCGACACCGTCACCGGGCGCCACCTCGGCGACCGCTCCGCGCTCAAGGACGCGGTGCGCGAGCCGACCGGCACCCTGGAGATCCGCGGCGCCCGCGCCAACAACCTCCAGGACGTCGACGTGGACATCCCGCTCGGCGTGCTCACCGTGATCACCGGCGTCGCGGGGTCCGGCAAGAGCTCGCTGGTCCACGGGTCGATCCCCGCGGACCTCGGCGTCGTCTCGGTCGACCAGAGCCCGATCCGCGGTTCGCGGCGCAGCAACCCGGCGACGTACACCGGGCTGCTCGACCCGATCCGCAAGGCGTTCGCCAAGGCCAACGGCGTCAAGCCCGCGCTGTTCAGCGCCAACTCCGAGGGCGCCTGCCCCACCTGCAACGGCGCCGGCGTCATCTACACCGACCTGGCGATGATGGCCGGGGTCTCCAGCACCTGCGAGGACTGCGAGGGCAAGCGGTTCGACGCCTCGGTCCTGGAGTACCGGCTCGGCGGCCGGGACATCTCCGAGGTGCTCGCGATGCCGGTGGCCGAGGCCCTGGAGTTCTTCGCCGAGGGCGAGGGGCGCACCCCGGCCGCCCACAAGATCCTCGAACGGCTCGCGGACGTCGGGCTGGGCTACCTCACCCTGGGCCAGCCGCTCACCACGCTGTCCGGCGGCGAGCGGCAGCGGCTGAAGCTGGCCACGCACATGGCCGACAAGGGCGGTGTCTACGTCCTCGACGAGCCGACCGCGGGCCTGCACCTCGCCGATGTCGAGCAGTTGCTCGGCCTGCTCGACCGGCTGGTGGACTCCGGCAAGTCGGTCATCGTCGTCGAGCACCACCAGGCGGTCATGGCGCACGCCGACTGGATCGTCGACCTCGGCCCGGGCGCGGGACACGACGGCGGACGCATCGTCTTCGAGGGCACCCCCGCCGCCCTCGTCGCCACCCGGTCCACCGTCACCGGCGAGCACCTCGCCGCGTACGTCGGCGCCTGA
- a CDS encoding TetR/AcrR family transcriptional regulator: protein MTVDSNGGEGTAGTTGAGGAKRGKGAKGAGGAGETKDRLIEAATAVLKSQGYAGTSARTIAKEAGVNSALVFYHFGGVDPLLLAALDRSSAERMALHRATVADVRTLEELADAATRVYRDDLDGGHITLFSELVAAAVAKPELREPLSERAEPWLAFIEATLDRVIGGTPLARLTPPRDLANAAITFYLGVNLFTVLDADRSRTDSVFAMARRLAPRAKLLTLRMPRRRSRGDA, encoded by the coding sequence ATGACGGTGGACAGCAACGGCGGCGAGGGCACCGCGGGAACGACGGGTGCCGGGGGCGCGAAGCGGGGGAAGGGCGCCAAGGGAGCCGGCGGCGCAGGGGAGACCAAGGACCGGCTGATCGAGGCGGCCACCGCCGTCCTGAAGAGCCAGGGCTACGCGGGTACCAGCGCCCGGACCATCGCCAAGGAGGCCGGCGTCAACTCGGCGCTCGTCTTCTACCACTTCGGCGGCGTCGATCCGCTGCTGCTCGCGGCGCTCGACCGTTCCTCCGCCGAGCGGATGGCCCTGCACCGCGCCACGGTCGCCGACGTGCGCACCCTGGAGGAGCTGGCCGACGCCGCCACCCGCGTCTACCGGGACGACCTCGACGGCGGCCACATCACGCTCTTCTCCGAGCTGGTGGCCGCCGCGGTGGCCAAGCCCGAGCTGCGCGAACCGCTGTCGGAGCGCGCCGAGCCGTGGCTGGCGTTCATCGAGGCGACCCTCGACCGCGTCATCGGCGGCACCCCGCTGGCCCGCCTCACCCCGCCCCGCGACCTGGCCAACGCGGCGATCACCTTCTACCTCGGCGTCAACCTCTTCACGGTCCTGGACGCCGACCGGTCGCGCACCGACTCGGTGTTCGCGATGGCCCGACGCCTCGCCCCGCGCGCCAAGTTGCTCACCCTGCGGATGCCGCGGCGCCGGTCACGGGGCGACGCCTAG